A region from the Palaemon carinicauda isolate YSFRI2023 chromosome 16, ASM3689809v2, whole genome shotgun sequence genome encodes:
- the LOC137655428 gene encoding SCAN domain-containing protein 3-like, which yields MPLCVICGDKLANEAMVSSKLKKHLTLKHNHLASKPRSYFEVLLSEQKQQSAMLSKKVKVADKAQEASYLVAELVVKSMKPHTIAETLILPACSAIVKTMFGSEAEKEVRKIPVSDSTISRRIHDMSADIEETVCTSVKEIEMFALQVDESTDIGGMAQLLVSVWYIHDVKILNQFFCCKELKETTTGNHIFSTLSEYLKSVGLTWQSCVGICTDGAPAMIGSIKGFVSLVKRENSSVITTHCFLHREALVAKTISNDLKSVLEKVVKMVNFIKSRPLKSRLFIKLCEELEAKHLNLLLHTEAR from the coding sequence ATGCCTTTATGTGTTATTTGTGGTGATAAATTAGCTAATGAAGCAATGGTTTCAAGTAAATTGAAGAAGCATTTAACTCTGAAACATAATCATCTTGCTAGCAAGCCTCGGTCCTACTTTGAAGTACTTTTAAGTGAGCAAAAACAACAGAGTGCGATGCTTTCTAAGAAAGTCAAAGTTGCTGATAAAGCACAAGAGGCCAGTTACTTAGTTGCAGAGTTAGTTGTTAAAAGCATGAAACCTCATACAATAGCAGAGACTCTGATTCTACCTGCATGTAgtgccatagtaaaaacaatgtttggaagtgaagcagaaaaagaagtgaggaaaattccCGTTTCGGATAGTACCATTAGCAGACGGATTCATGATATGTCAGCAGACATAGAGGAAACTGTATGTACATCTGTGAAAGAAATTGAAATGTTTGCACTTCAGGTAGATGAGTCCACAGACATTGGAGGTATGGCTCAATTACTGGTATCCGTTTGGTACATTCATGATGTTAAAATACTGAACCAATTCTTTTGTTGTAAAGAACTTAAGGAAACTACAACAGGCAATCATATTTTCTCTACATTAAGTGAGTACTTAAAATCAGTTGGTTTGACCTGGCAATCGTGTGTTGGGATTTGTACAGATGGGGCACCTGCCATGATTGGCTCAATTAAAGGATTTGTGTCATTAGTGAAGAGAGAAAACAGCAGTGTGATAACAACACATTGCTTTCTTCATCGTGAAGCGCTGGTTGCAAAAACAATTAGCAATGATTTGAAATCTGTACTGGAAAAAGTTGTAAAAatggtgaactttataaaaagtcGACCGCTGAAGTCTCGTCTGTTTATTAAGTTGTGCGAAGAGCTCGAGGCaaaacatttgaaccttcttttacATACGGAAGCACGATAG
- the LOC137655781 gene encoding uncharacterized protein: MEYLCRKISPDRCNSKEESSKEASSGIAVLPNVTTGSVLPTFTFCVNGQNKLHRGLKDSGSQNTFISSKLASSCNLKSLTTNVKLTVKGFNGQKEYSTSLVEVPIKLGNKIFAISALVVPSINLQLNLPCLGQVVSVMQSKNFVFADKFLSASSQGIDDIQLLLGVDFSHCLLGKDVVIGSPNSSVYIETTSGIMLMGNVDRFLINLTSLNGKDSLASKPLRGENSNAEKGTYFNIPCHSYFLATTVSINDEFNELNDMTTNCSFTVLSDKGTIIDRKLQEATDQILNMESQFYLNYDQKVYSDESNQLNNSLVDYTLRNLHTRSDGRIVVPLLWNGKVSHLLSRNESLSKAILQSNFKKLLRKKGSLQLVDNCIKEQLNMGIIEPIFDLEVFKAEYPNYSFLPHMPVFKPERDTTKCRIVFLSNLQESYKKLSLSHNQCMYAGPNLNQKLSSAFLNIRFDEKILIFDLKKAFNMLALSEIDQSRLLFFWFRNVSAGDYTPVAYKNVRLSFGLRCSPFLLMASLYYMLILTSSNDSRIDELKKLIYALIYMDNGAITMNSSDDLRWAYKQLDDIFRPFKFETQQLITNDIDLQSDIDQSVLTPEVNKLFGLEWNRLSDDIFTRPINLDPGANTKRLILRSIASQFDIFGFNLPLFNRCRIYMHNLQCQKGLNWDQTLNSQQLKDWRNICRQCNSSPPLKVTRFVCRRDGEYNIIVFTDASCDLYGCVIYLLNVESGKHTFVNAKNRLVNTQLKGKSIPSLEIHAINLGVEQSIDLYLDLAGPSCIKPIKVTKICLFSDSSCALQWLISSLQLKKMNQCSTFVMNRIYSIQKLCETYPVQFGFINGKENPADMVTRCTSYKLLMKSCFLSGPDLTNIRAPDMQFTIPKEGYLSGNYLNISNVPLVKRECLVNISDFSDFRRLVLLYRRCIICIYKWKAKVRREVKVQEKNFFSLALVHLILNDQQNHFADVLEHFSKGFYAVKDIPGIVSQFNVFVDNDGILRVKSKFKNEKKFPILLSRGSHLTKLIILDIHHKLAHSGCYAVLAELRRHYFIPRNFSLVKKILRQCVHCKRFNARPVNLNQNCYREFREDPPAVPFGNIFVDYIGPFTVKLEKENVKVWLLCFTCTWSRAVNLKICRTLSVPDFLRAFSIHCFEFGIPQLCISDLGSQIVAGANVITSFLNDPHTQLYFEERGVKPLTFQQYFKGCSQLGSMVEVCVKLTKRLLYGSIKNNILSFFDFEFTVCQVVHLVNKRPISFKEALRDSAAEDLPEPITPEMLIRGYELSSLNIIPDLSPLPEDEEFVPCGITNKFEQLSKIRSKLLDIYHHEFLQTLLSQAVDRKGRYRPVTHHPLKAGDIVLIKEDNTKINNYPLGRIKETFTNDIGETTHAKVFKGRTRQVCKLHVNNLIPYLSLDDDVDFKSNDLHNMDKLSPASERPKRKAAVESRRKTSEMLNL, from the coding sequence ATGGAGTATCTTTGTCGGAAAATTAgtcctgacaggtgtaatagtaaagaagagtcttccaaggaagcaagcagtgggatagcagtattgccaaatgttaccacaggttcagttctccctactttcacattttgtgtaaatggtcaaaataagcttcacaggggtcttaaggattcagggtcacaaaatacttttatatctagcaagctagcttcctcttgtaatttaaagtctttgactactaatgttaaacttactgtgaaagggtttaatggtcaaaaggaatattctactagtcttgttgaagttcctataaagctggggaataaaatctttgctatttctgctttagttgtaccctctataaacctgcaattaaatttaccttgtcttggtcaggtagttagtgtaatgcagagtaaaaattttgtatttgctgacaagtttttatcagccagttctcagggcattgatgacattcagcttttgttaggagtagatttttcacattgtcttttgggaaaagatgtagtgatagggagtcctaattcatctgtgtatattgagactacttcaggaataatgctgatggggaatgttgataggttcctaattaatcttacttcacttaatggtaaagacagtttagcctcgaaaccactaaggggcgaaaattctaatgctgaaaaaggtacatattttaatatcccttgccattcttattttctagctactactgtatctattaatgatgaatttaacgagctcaatgacatgacgacaaattgttcattcactgtactttccgataaaggaactattattgataggaaactgcaagaagcaactgatcaaatcctgaatatggagagccaattttatttgaactatgatcagaaagtttatagtgacgaatctaatcagctcaataactctctcgtggattacactttgagaaatttgcacacgagaagtgatgggcgtatagttgttcccttgttatggaatggaaaggtatcacaccttctttcgagaaatgagtctctttccaaggctattcttcaatctaattttaaaaagttacttcgtaagaaaggttccttacagttggtggataactgcataaaggagcaattaaatatgggaattattgaaccaatttttgacttggaagtatttaaggctgaataccctaactattcattcttacctcatatgccagtttttaagccagaaagggatactacgaaatgtcgcatagtgtttctttctaatttgcaggaatcctataagaaactgtcattgtcacataatcaatgtatgtatgctgggcctaacctaaatcaaaaactttcatctgcatttcttaatattaggtttgatgaaaaaattttaatatttgatttgaaaaaagctttcaatatgttggctttaagtgaaattgatcagtctagactattgttcttttggtttcggaatgttagcgcaggtgattacactcccgttgcttataaaaatgtcaggctttcatttggacttcggtgtagcccatttcttttgatggcttcattgtattatatgttaattttaacttcaAGTAATGATTCAAGAATTGATGAACTAAAGAAACTTATTTAcgccttaatatatatggataatggtgctattactATGAACAGCTCTGATGACCTAAGGTGGGCCTATAAGCAGTTAGATgacatattcagaccctttaaatttgaaactcagcagctgataaccaatgatattgatctgcagtctgacatagatcagtcagttcttactcctgaagtcaataaattgtttgggcttgaatggaacagactttcggatgatattttcactaggccaattaaccttgacccaggagctaacactaaaagattaattcttaggtccattgcctcccagtttgacatttttggtttcaacttgcctttatttaaccgatgtaggatttatatgcataatttgcagtgtcaaaagggtttgaattgggatcagactcttaacagtcaacagctcaaagactggaggaatatctgtaggcaatgtaattcatcgccccctctcaaagtaactcggtttgtgtgtcgaagggatggtgagtataatataattgtttttaccgATGCCAGTTGTGACTtatatgggtgtgtcatttatctactgaatgttgagtctggcaaacatacctttgttaatgctaaaaatcggttggttaatacccaattgaaaggtaaatccataccatctttagagatccacgccattaatttaggagttgagcaatctattgatctttatttggatcttgctggtcccagttgcataaaacctataaaggtgacaaagatttgtcttttttcagattcttcttgtgccctgcaatggttaataagttctcttcaacttaagaaaatgaaccaatgttctacttttgtaatgaacagaatctatagcatacaaaaactttgtgaaacatatcctgttcaatttgggtttattaatggcaaggaaaatcctgcagatatggtaaccaggtgcacgtcatataaattgttgatgaaatcttgttttctttcaggcccggacctgactaatattcgggcacctgacatgcagttcactattcctaaagagggttatctttcaggaaattacttgaatatttctaatgttcctttagttaagagagaatgcttggttaatatttcagatttttcagatttcagaagactggttttgctgtaccgtcggtgtataatatgcatatacaaatggaaagctaaagtgagaagggaagttaaggtacaagaaaagaactttttctctttagctcttgtccatttgattttgaatgatcaacaaaatcactttgctgatgttctaGAACACTTTTCCAAAGGTTTTTAtgcagtaaaggatataccaggtatagtttctcagtttaatgtgtttgttgataacgatggcattttgagagtgaagagcaaatttaagaatgagaaaaaatttcctattctattatctaggggcagccatttaactaagttaattatacttgatattcatcataaattagctcattctgggtgctatgctgttcttgctgaactcagaagacactattttattcctagaaatttttcattggtaaaaaagattctgaggcaatgtgttcactgcaaaagatttaacgcaagacctgttaatttaaatcaaaattgttacagggaattcagggaagacccaccagctgtacctttcggcaatatttttgttgattatattggtccttttacagttaagctggagaaagaaaatgttaaggtatggctattatgttttacttgcacttggtctcgtgcagttaatttgaaaatttgcagaacacttagtgtgcctgattttcttagggcattttctattcattgcttcgaatttggcattccacagttatgcattagtgacctagggtcacaaatagttgcaggagctaatgttataacttcatttttgaatgatccccacactcaattgtattttgaggagagaggtgttaaacctttgacgtttcaacagtattttaaagggtgtagtcagttaggctccatggtcgaggtttgtgtcaagttaacaaagaggcttctatatgggtccatcaagaacaatattctatctttctttgattttgagtttactgtatgtcaagttgtccacttggtaaacaaacggccaatatcttttaaagaggctcttagggatagtgcagcggaagaccttcctgaaccaataactcccgaaatgttaataagagggtatgagctttcttccctcaatatcattcccgatttatcacctttacctgaggatgaagaatttgttccttgtggaattactaataaatttgaacagttgtctaaaattagaagtaaacttttagatatttaccatcatgagtttttgcagacccttttaagccaggcggttgatagaaagggtagatatcgccctgtaactcatcatcctctaaaagcaggtgacattgttttaattaaggaagataatacgaagattaacaactatcctctaggtcgaataaaggaaactttcacaaatgatattggggaaactacacatgcaaaagttttcaaaggccgtaccagacaagtttgtaaactccatgttaataatctgataccttatctttctttagatgatgatgtggactttaagtcaaatgatttgcacaacatggacaaattatcaccagcttctgagaggcctaaaagaaaggctgctgtggaaagccggaggaaaacatctgaaatgttgaatttataa